A stretch of DNA from Desulfobotulus mexicanus:
TGCATGAAAAGGGCAAAACCGATGCCTCCCAGAACACAGTGGGCAATGGCTCCGGCAATGGTGCTTATACGGCGGGCCACCACATAGGATCCAACCACGCCGAAGCTGATGCTGGACAGGATGCCCGCAGCAAAGGCATAACGCAGAAAAACGATATCCGGGTCAAAGAGAACGCTGATCAGGGATGACATGGGTATGCCCTTTTTCTGTGCAGCGGTGGTCGTGGCGGACCATCTGCATGCTGCAGTTATAAATATCCTGAATGGCCGTTCCCGTGAGTTCCGATGTGGGATGCACAACCACTTTTTTGTTGACGCAGAGAACACTTTTTACAAGGGCGCTGACAAAACCCATGTCATGGGAGACCATGATCACCGTAATATCCTTTGAAAGATCTTCCAGCAGGGCCATGAAGCGGCTTTCAGTCTGGGAATCCACATTGGCTGTGGGTTCATCCAGAAGCAGAAGTTCCGGTTCGCAGGCAAGGGCCCTTGCAATCATAACCCTTTGTTTCTGCCCTCCGGAAAGATCGGAAAAAGGACGATCCGCAAGGGCATCCATTTCCACATGGCCAAGGCATTCCATGACCATGCTGCGATCCTTTTTGTCCGGCCAGCCCAGAAAACCCCGAAGGCCGCCCCGGCCCAGACGGCCCATGAGTACCACTTCCCGTACAGTGATGGGAAAGTCAGGATCAAAGTGGAGGTACTGGGGCATATACCCGATTCTGGAGCGGGCAGTCAGGGGATTTTTCCCAAAGAGGCTCACACAGCCTGAAGATGGTGTCAGCATGCCCGTCATGAGTTTTAAAAGGGTGGTTTTCCCTCCTCCATTGGGACCTACCATGGCAACCAGTTCCCTTGCATGGATGTCAAAACTGATATCTTCCAGGACAGGGATACCATTTTCATAGCAGAAACTGACCTGCTGAAAAGAGACAGGGGTTTTGTTCATGGGGCCTCGCATGCAGGAGAGATTGCCGGTCTTTGGTGAAGGGCTGTGTTTTCAAATAAGCCCAGCACAGGCCGGGTGTGGTGAAGGTAAAGACAGCGGGCCTGAAACCTGTCCTGCATGTGACACATTGCAGGCTGTTTTTCAACTATTTTTCTGTTAACCGTATCACATCTTCCCTGCTGCATGGGATAATCATCGGGACAAGGCTGTTTTTTTCCTGAGTCACCTCATAGATGGTGACGGGTTTCCCCCGATCTTTCATCAAAAAAATAAAAATCCCCGTTGTTACTGTAAAAAACAGTATGATAGAGTATTTGTTACGCACAAAAACTATCACCAACGGGGATTTTAAAAATTATGACACAAGGCATCCTTCCATTCAAGTACGAAGAAGAAAAAAGAGGCGTAGGATTAACAGCACTGGGAGGTCTTCCGATTTATCTGGATTTGATACATGCCATTTAAAGGTTTAGACCAGCTTGACTCAGTACCAAGGCAGAAGAATAGTTTTTAGATTGTTGACTCAAAAGGTATAGCTACGCCAAAAAATTCTGTGTATTGATTTTTTCTGAGTGTTGCGTCTCATATTTGAGAATTATTCCTCATAAATAATTATTTTTGAATCCTCACCCCCCCGTTGAGGGCTGAAAAAAGCCTCCCGAAACACCACAGGAGGGGTGTGGATAAATTTGATGGAGGATTTGGGACAGTATAATCAATGGGTTTTTTTATTCAGGAGTGGTATTCTGTTAAGCTGTGGATAAAGGGTTGGCTTTTTCATCCCTTGTGCCATGCAGGGGGACAGATTTTTTTCTGTCCGTAAAAATAAAAAGGAATCCCTTCCGTAAACGGCAAAGGATTCTTTGTACTGGACATTTTCCCGCAATTTAAGGCGGGAAAGGAGGAAAAATGCAATATCTGGAATGTAATACACGGTCCATGCGCAGTGCGGTATTTGTGGATTTTGATAATATTTTCATCCGGCTTTCAGAACTGGATGCAAATATCGCAAGAACCTTTGCCACACGGCCTCTTGACTGGATTTCATGGCTTGAAAACTCCCTGCCGCCCTATGCGGGTATTGATGCCGGGGCAAAGCGTAATATTCTGGTACGGCGCTGCTATCTTAATCCCAAAAGTTTCGGAAATTTCAGGCCTTATTTTATCCGTGGTGCCTTTGAGACCGTGGATTGTCCCAGCCTTACCACCCAGGGAAAAACCAGTGCGGACGTACACATGGTTGTGGATCTTCTGGATCTTCTGGATCATAAGGTAAATTATGATGAATTCATCATCATGAGTGCGGATGCTGATTTTACGCCCGTTCTTTTAAAGTTAAGGAAGTGGGACAGGAGAACGGCGGTACTTGCAGTGGGTTCCACTTCCCCTGCCTACAGGGCAGCCAGCGACCTTGTCATTGATCAGGATGTCTTTATCGAGGAAGCCCTTGGCGGTGGCAATATGGGGTATACGGAACCTGCGCGTATTATCCGGAGACCTGAGCCACAGGTACCGAACGGCACCGCAGCCCTTATTAGCGAGATAACGGGAACAGTGAATATGGAGGGTGCTGCTTCTGTTTCTCCGGAGAAAACCGCATATATTCACCATGTCCGTCCGAATTGTGTTTCCGTCGGTACGGAGAAACAGCGGGATCAGTGCTCCCGTCTGGTGCAGACCTTTGTCCGGTCTTCACCGGAAGCCGTTACCATGGCTCAGCTTGCCTACCGTATCCGGCAGGCCTTTCCTGAAGTAAGCCTTGACTGGCAGGGCAAGGGGAGTTTCAAGCTCTTTCTTGCGGAGCTGGATCTGGGAACCCTTGCCACTTCCCCTGTGATTCCGGGCTACGTATATGATCCGCTGAAGCATATGGCCCCTGCAGGAGATACGGGCATCAGGGATGAGATCTTTGAGGCTGCGGAACCTGAAATGGCAGCACTGGCAAGGAAAATTCATGATCTTACGGATACGCCCTATCTTTCACCCACCCATTACGGGGTTCTTTTTTCCGCCATTGCCCAGGAAATAAACCAGTCGGGTTATAACATGACCACGGTATCCAAGGCTGTCCGGGACCGGTGCAGGGAAAAGGAAGTACCTGTGGCCAGGCAGCATGTAAACTTTGTCCTGCGGGGGATTGCCTTTACAGGTCATCGTTTTGGCGAGGGACGGGAATCTGCAGGGACGCTTGCAGAGCGCCTTCTGGCCAATACCCTGAACCTTTGTGAAAATGCCCAGCTTTCCCTGACGGAAACGGAGATGGCTCTTCTACGGAGATGGTTCCATACCTGAAAAGTATCATGGGTGGGCGGGGAGGATACATTCTCCGCCCTTCTTTTTAGCCTGATACATCCGGGCTTCCGCTGCCTGCAGTAGCAGATCCGGACAGCGCAGGGTATCCGTGGGTACTGCAACACCGATGCTTAAGGTTGTATAGATGTCCGGCATTTCGGCCATTTTTTTCCCATGAATCTGTTTTTGTATACGCATGGCTGCCTTCAGTCCTTCTTCAAGGTCAGTCTCTGCCAGATGGATGGCAAAGGTGTCTCCGTCAATGCGGGCAAGTGTGTCGCAGCTGCGCAGAGAGTGCAGAAGCTTTGTGGCCAGAGAGCAGAGAATTTTATCTCCTGCACCATGACCATAGCGGGCGTTGATGTCCCGGAAATGGTCCATATTCAGAACAAGAAGGGCGAAGGGAGTCCCGTATCGGCAGAAACGTCCGGCTTCACGGGTGGTGAGTTCCATGAAGCTCCGTCGGTTGGGAAGCCCTGTAAGGCGATCCGTGTGGGCCATATGGCGGAGCTGATTTTCCAGTTGACGCTGCCTGCTGATATCTGTGAAAAATCCGCGTATGGTCAGAATATGGCCGTCGGGTCCCATTTCCGCATAGGCAGTTATGGAAGCATGGCCTACTGTGCCGTTTTTTCTCCTGAAGCGGGTAGGAAAATCTTCTACCCCGCCTGACATAAGGCGGTTTTTAAGGATTTTTCTATCCTGCCTGTCAAGATAGAGTTCCTGGGCAATATCCTGGATATGGAGAACCATTTCTTCCGGTGATTCATATTCAAGAATATGGGCCATGCCTTTGTTTACATGGATAAAACGGCCTTCAGGAGTGGAGACAAAAATACCGGTGGGAGCTTTGTCAATGAGGGTTTCCATCTGTTTTTTGAGAGATATTTTCTTTTCTTCGCTTCTCCATAGGTCTATGGCAAGGTTTCTGCAAAGTTTTTCCAGGGGAGAATGGTATTTTCTGCGGGAATGGGGCAGGAGTTCGGGGCCCCGTATCTGTATCAGCTGGATGTCTTTTTCAAAGGCTTTGATTCTGCGTCGGGTTTTTACATGGGAAAACAGCTGGATCATAATATAGAATATCAGGATGGCAGCTATGACCATCAGGGCCGTCTTCTGCGTGGATAGGCCCTTTTTGTTTTGCCCGGAAAGGGGTACTCCCTGTAATATTCGCCAGGGAGGTTGTTCCAGGCTGCGGGTAGTGAACAGCATTGCAGGAGTATTTTCATCTGTTTTTATAATATCTTTTTCACCATTGAGAATGGTAACAAGGTGCAATGGATTTTTCTGGAGAAGCTTTACCTTTTCGGGCTTGGGGGATGCCACAAGCTGTCCGTCTGAGGCGAAAATGGCAAGCAGTCCCTCTTTTCCTGCAGGTGCTGTGGCAAGGAAGCTGTCCAGATCTTCGGTAAGCAGATCCATGCCCATCACCCCGATCATTTCATTGGATTCAGGATCATGGATGGTGGTGACAACACTGATGACACGCCTGTTTGTCGGGACTTCAATGTAGGGCGGGGTCCATATGATTTCTCCGGGTTGATGCAGGGCATGGCGGAACCAGGGTCTTCTCCTGGCATCGTATCCTTCCGGAAGCGGGGCTGCAGGCTCAAAGAAAAGGGTGCCGTCCGGGCTGGCAAAATAAATATAGTAAACAGAAGGTTTCATTCCCAAAAAATCCTTCAACTGTCTTCTTATGAAATCTCCATGGTTTGCCGGTTCTCTGGCCAACCTGAGAAAAGCATCATCCAGGGCAATGATTTCAAGCGAATTTTCAAAGCCTTTGATGTAGTTGAGAATGGCCGTATCAATTAGAATATCCATTTGCGCATTGGCAGAACTGCGGAGCTGGGTCAGGCTGGCCAGCTCATTTTTTTTGTCTGCCTGACTGCCCATAAAAAAAATACCTGTAAAAACAAAGAGAAGAAGGTAAAGGTTCTTATGCTGGCAGAGAAAAGAAAACATGGTATGTCCTTGTAAGGATGGAAAAAGGGTAAAGGCTCAGCATGCATGCTTCTGCGACAGGACAGGGAATGTAAAAGTCGTCTGTGAAAATACTTTAAGCAGAATTTTATATGACTGTTGTTTATGATTTTGTCTTTTTAAATATAGGTGATTTCAGGAAAGAGGAAAAGGGCCTTTTTCTCTGCATATCCCGCAGTCTTCACAGTTTTTCATGGGGCAGGGCGGGGTGGGTAAAGCTTTTTTTGCCCTTATGTATTCCTTTTCAAGAAAGCTTCTGCGTATGCCGTTATCTATGATTTCCCATGGAAGATAGTCGCCTAAGCTTCGGGCTTCAAGGCAGGGGCCAGGGTCAAAATCAATGGAGCGGCATGCCCTTGCAAGGTGACCCTTTTCCTTCCACAGGGCAATAATCAGCCGGGATGTGTCCCTGTCACCCCTGGCCAGAATGGCTTGAAGAATACTGTTTTTTGGATTTTCATCGTGGAACCTGACATTGGGAACAGGGGCAAAACTTTTTCGCAGGCTTTTCAGAATCTTTTTCAGATGATTTTCACTTTCCATGGCAGCCCACTGGAAAGGGGTAAAGGGTTTGGGCACAAATGGGGATACACCTACGGTTATACTGCCCATGTAACCTTTTTTACGGCTGGCTTCCAGAAAGACGGCTTTTATTTCCAGTACAAGATCTTTCAGGGCTGTGATGTCTTCCGGTCCTTCTTCGGGCAGACCTACCATAAAATACAGGCGTATATTGGGAATACCGGCAGAGACCAGTTTTTCTGCAGCCCCCAGTATGGTAGGAGTGTCCAGTCCTTTATTGATAACCTGCCTCATTCTGGGGCTGCCAGCTTCAGGGGCAATGGTGGCTGTTTTAACGCCTCCTGCCACCAGAGCGTCCAGCAGGGCAGGTGTAAGGGCATCGGCCCGCAGGGAGCTGAAGCTTAAGACCAGATTCCCGTCCTTTGCAGCTGAGCATATCCGGTCAATTTCCTTAAGGTCCGATACTGCGGTTCCCATAAGGCCTATTTTCATGTTTCTGGCTTTCCCCTCCGCCATGGCCCTTTCCAGTACATCCATATTCCGGAACCGGGGGGGGCGGTACACAAAGCCTGCTGAGCAGAACCGGCATCCGTGGGGGCAGCCCCGGCTGACTTCTATCAGAAATGTATCTGCAAAGGCACTGTCCGGAGAGGTGATAACACTGCAGGTAGCCTGATTTTTAGCATTGGGATCAAAGACCCGCTTTATTTTTTCCGGAAGTCCGGCTTCGGTTTTGTATCCGCAGATCCCTCCATTTTCATTGCGCAGGGAAGTGTAGAATTCGGGGGTGTAAATACCTTCCATCGCCTTTGCCATGGAGAGCAGACTTTCTTTTCGGGAAAGGTGGCGTAGGCTTGTAAAAAGATTGAAAAATGTATCCGTAAGAATTTCAGCTTCACCAATGAGGAAGAGGTCAAAAAAGTCCGCAAGGGGTTCAGGATTCAGGAAGGTGGCCACACCGCCTGCAATGATGAGGGGATGGTGTTCCTTTCTTTCTTTCCGGAGAAAAGGGATGCCGCTTTGATGAAGAATGGCAGGAATATTTGGGTAGTCATTTTCAAAGGAGAGGGAAAATGCCACAATATCGCAGTGATCCAGTGACCAGCCGGATTCCATGCTCTGTATATTTCCCGGAGTTGCAGGGAGCAGAAAACGCTCACAGACCACATCCTCTCTGGTGTTGAAAAGGGCGTAGACAGCCTGAAAACCAAGATTTGCCATGGCCACGGCATAGGTGTTGGGAAAAACAAGCCCTACCCGCACCCGTCCCCTGCTGTCCTTGCGGATGATACCGGTTTCGGACACAGGGGAATGGGAGGATATGGTGCTTTTTCTGGCCATGTTTTTTCCGAAAGAAGGGCCTTTTAAAGCAGTATCAGGCCTGGATTCATGGAGCTTTTTCTCTTTCATCGGATGAAGAAGCTCCTGTTATTTTTTTAAAAAAATCCTGTAGCAGATCCCGGAAGCTCAGTCTGCCTTGCGGCGCAAAAAAGTGGGAATTTCCAGATCATCCCTGTCAATGCTGCCTTTTCTGATTTCAGAAATATCCTGCATGGAAGCGGAGCTGTCATCTCCCGAAGCTTTTTTCCTCTGGATAATGCCTGTATCGTGAAGTCCCGGATTTTCAAGATCATCGGGGGTCAGATCCCGGATTTTTCCACGGGTGGACGGGCTTGATGACCGGCTGCTGTGGCTGCGGTGGGGGATGACATTGGCAGCCCTGACCTGCATTTCTTCTTTGCTGCCGATACCCGTGGCAATGACGGTGATGCGAAGTTCTTCCCCCAGAGTTTCATCAATGGCATGGCCCCAGATGATCTCCGCATCATCGCCCACTTCTTCGTAGATGCGGTCCATGGCTTCTGTCATTTCATCCATGGTGAGTTCACTGGTGGAGGTGATGTTCATGAGAAGGCCTTTGGCCCCGGCTATGGATATGTCTTCCAGCAGGGGATGGCTGATGGCCCTTTCCGCAGCTTCCACAGCCCGGTTTTCTCCTTCGGCAATACCTATGCCCATGAGTGCCATTCCTGCCTTGCTCATGGTGGTGCGCACATCGGCAAAGTCCAGATTCACAAGGCCGGGTACCATGATGAGGTCGGTGATTCCTTTGACCGAGTGGTGGAGAATCTCATCGGCTTTTTTAAACATATCTACCATGCGGGCATTTTTGTGGGCAATACCCCGGAGTCTGTCATTGGGGATTGTGATTACGGTGTCTGCAACATTTTTCAGCTCTTCAAGACCTTCTTCCGCCTGACGCAGGCGTTTTTTCCCTTCAAAACTGAAGGGTCTGGAGGCCACGGCAACGGTGAGGGCACCCAGTTCCTTGGCAATACGGGCAATAACGGGGGCGGCTCCTGTACCTGTACCTCCGCCAAGGCCTGCGGTGATGAAGACCATGTGACTGTCCTTCAGAGCCTCCCGGATTTCCGCTTCGCTTTCCGTGGCAGCTTCATGGCCCACACTGGGGTTTGCTCCGGCACCAAGGCCTTCTGTCAGGGTGGTACCCAGCTGGATTTTTACCTGAGCCTTGGAAGTGTCCAGGGCCTGGGCATCGGTGTTGGCTGCAATGAATTTGACCCCCTGGAGATTGGCGTCAATCATGTTGTTGATGGCGTTGCCACCGGCACCACCGACACCGATTACTTTGATTTTTGCAGTTTTTTCATTTTCCACGTAGGTAAAACTCATATCCCCTCCTTTTTTCGGTCCCAATTGGATTTCAAAAAGATCTGTATACATAAATTATGCTGGTAGCCTTACCTCTGCCTTCTGTCTGGCTTAATGGATAAGGATGGCTAAATTTCAACAGTTTAGTTCCGGTGCCTGTGCAACTGCCTGTAAGGTAGTTCAGTTAGACAGAAGTCAGATGGCATTTTTAAACCATTCTTTCATTTTTGCGAGAATCCCGGCAAAGGCACCTTTTTCTTTTACTTTCACCTGAGAGTTTTCATCCTGTCTGGCTCCGTAAAGAACCAGTCCTACGGCGGTGGAAAAATTGGGATCCTGAATCACATCCTTAAGGCCGCCCACACCTTTGGGGTTTCCGATACGTGCAGGCAGATTGAAAAAAGACTCACAAAGCTCTGTGATACCATGGAGCATGGCACCCCCACCGGTGAGTACAATGCCGGAAGAAATATGGCTTTCCATGCCAGCCCGGTAGATTTCCCGTTTGATCAGGCTGAAAATTTCCTCTGCTCTGGGCTCTATGATTTCTCCTAAAATCTGACGGGGCAGTTTCCGGGATTCCCGGCCTGCCATGCCCGGAACCTCAATCTCCTCATCGGGGCTTATTTCTTCGGAAAGACAGGTCCCGTGTTTAATTTTGATGCGTTCGGCATCGGCAATGGGGGCCCGCAGTCCGATGGCAATATCATTGGTGAGGTTGTTGCCACCTAAGGGAAGGATAAAGGTATGGCGGATATTGTTACCCGAGAAGACGGCAAGGTCTGTGGTTCCGCCCCCGAGGTCCATGAGGGCTGTACCCAGCTCCCTTTCTTCGGCAGAAAGAACCGTTTCGCCGGATGCAAGGGATTCAAGGACAATATCAATGACCTCAAGGCCTGCCTTGTTGCAGCATTTGACAATATTGTGGGCAGATGCCACCGCACCGGTGACAATATGAATTTTGGTTTCAAGGCGGACCCCTGCCATGCCCACGGGGTTCTGGATGCCAAAATGGTCATCCACAATGAACTCCTGGGGCAGAACATGAATGACTTCCCGGTCCGTGGGGATGGCAACGGCTCTGGCAGCCTCTATAACCCTTTCCACATCCGCCTCTGTGACTTCCGGACCTTTAATGGCAATGATGCCGTGGGAATTGAAGCCGGTGATGTGTCCCCCTGCAATGCCGGCATAAACCCGGCTGATCTCGCAGCCAGCCATGAGTTCGGCTTCTTCCACGGCCTTGCGTATGGAAGAAACCGTGGCGTCAATATTAACAACCACGCCTTTTCGCAATCCGGTGGAGGGATGGGTTCCAATGCCGATGATGTGGATTTCATTGCCGGATACCTCGCCCACCACGGCGCAGATTTTGGTGGTGCCGATGTCCAGACCTACAATGATGTCGCCGTTTGTGTTCACGCGTCCCTCCTTTTTTCTGCCAGCAGGCCTTCAGGCTGAAGCTGGTATAACGACCACCCGGTCAGGCCGGACGAGATCGATGGTATCCATGGATTCGGTCTGATCCTGCGCCTTCCGGTACTGGAGCAGGATACGAAGTCTCCGGGTTTTTTCCGCATAATCGGAAAAACCGAAGAAAATTTGTGCCGCCATTTCCGTATCGGCCAGTCCCAGGCCGAGGTCAGGGTCCACCCAGAGCAAAAAACCGGTATCCTTTTCAAGCAGCGGATGGGCTGGACTTTGCAGGAGTGCGAGAAGATTTTTTGCCCTTCCAAACCACAGGGCATTTTCTTTTTTATCCAGAAGAGGCAGCCCCATGATGGTCGCATAGTCTTTGGGGTCCTCTTCTGTGACTTCCTTGAAAATCCTTCCGGTGCTGTCTGCCCAGAAAGCTGTATTCCGGTCAGAGGTGGGGCTGAGTATGGCAAAGGGTTTCTCTTCCTTTATTTCTATTTCAAGTAAACCGGGAAGTTTCCGGTTCAGGGCTGCCTGATGGATCCAGGGATGGCTTTCCAGCTTTAGCCTGACAAGGCGAAGGTTAAGCTTAAGTATATTGCTGTTTTCAGGAATGGCAGCCTGCTCCAGTATGGTTTTACTGTCGATTTGTCCATTTCCTTTGATCCGGATATCCCTGACTTCAAAAAAAGCCGACTGTGTTGCTG
This window harbors:
- a CDS encoding metal ABC transporter ATP-binding protein; translated protein: MNKTPVSFQQVSFCYENGIPVLEDISFDIHARELVAMVGPNGGGKTTLLKLMTGMLTPSSGCVSLFGKNPLTARSRIGYMPQYLHFDPDFPITVREVVLMGRLGRGGLRGFLGWPDKKDRSMVMECLGHVEMDALADRPFSDLSGGQKQRVMIARALACEPELLLLDEPTANVDSQTESRFMALLEDLSKDITVIMVSHDMGFVSALVKSVLCVNKKVVVHPTSELTGTAIQDIYNCSMQMVRHDHRCTEKGHTHVIPDQRSL
- a CDS encoding NYN domain-containing protein; amino-acid sequence: MQYLECNTRSMRSAVFVDFDNIFIRLSELDANIARTFATRPLDWISWLENSLPPYAGIDAGAKRNILVRRCYLNPKSFGNFRPYFIRGAFETVDCPSLTTQGKTSADVHMVVDLLDLLDHKVNYDEFIIMSADADFTPVLLKLRKWDRRTAVLAVGSTSPAYRAASDLVIDQDVFIEEALGGGNMGYTEPARIIRRPEPQVPNGTAALISEITGTVNMEGAASVSPEKTAYIHHVRPNCVSVGTEKQRDQCSRLVQTFVRSSPEAVTMAQLAYRIRQAFPEVSLDWQGKGSFKLFLAELDLGTLATSPVIPGYVYDPLKHMAPAGDTGIRDEIFEAAEPEMAALARKIHDLTDTPYLSPTHYGVLFSAIAQEINQSGYNMTTVSKAVRDRCREKEVPVARQHVNFVLRGIAFTGHRFGEGRESAGTLAERLLANTLNLCENAQLSLTETEMALLRRWFHT
- a CDS encoding sensor domain-containing diguanylate cyclase, with the protein product MFSFLCQHKNLYLLLFVFTGIFFMGSQADKKNELASLTQLRSSANAQMDILIDTAILNYIKGFENSLEIIALDDAFLRLAREPANHGDFIRRQLKDFLGMKPSVYYIYFASPDGTLFFEPAAPLPEGYDARRRPWFRHALHQPGEIIWTPPYIEVPTNRRVISVVTTIHDPESNEMIGVMGMDLLTEDLDSFLATAPAGKEGLLAIFASDGQLVASPKPEKVKLLQKNPLHLVTILNGEKDIIKTDENTPAMLFTTRSLEQPPWRILQGVPLSGQNKKGLSTQKTALMVIAAILIFYIMIQLFSHVKTRRRIKAFEKDIQLIQIRGPELLPHSRRKYHSPLEKLCRNLAIDLWRSEEKKISLKKQMETLIDKAPTGIFVSTPEGRFIHVNKGMAHILEYESPEEMVLHIQDIAQELYLDRQDRKILKNRLMSGGVEDFPTRFRRKNGTVGHASITAYAEMGPDGHILTIRGFFTDISRQRQLENQLRHMAHTDRLTGLPNRRSFMELTTREAGRFCRYGTPFALLVLNMDHFRDINARYGHGAGDKILCSLATKLLHSLRSCDTLARIDGDTFAIHLAETDLEEGLKAAMRIQKQIHGKKMAEMPDIYTTLSIGVAVPTDTLRCPDLLLQAAEARMYQAKKKGGECILPAHP
- a CDS encoding radical SAM protein, with translation MKEKKLHESRPDTALKGPSFGKNMARKSTISSHSPVSETGIIRKDSRGRVRVGLVFPNTYAVAMANLGFQAVYALFNTREDVVCERFLLPATPGNIQSMESGWSLDHCDIVAFSLSFENDYPNIPAILHQSGIPFLRKERKEHHPLIIAGGVATFLNPEPLADFFDLFLIGEAEILTDTFFNLFTSLRHLSRKESLLSMAKAMEGIYTPEFYTSLRNENGGICGYKTEAGLPEKIKRVFDPNAKNQATCSVITSPDSAFADTFLIEVSRGCPHGCRFCSAGFVYRPPRFRNMDVLERAMAEGKARNMKIGLMGTAVSDLKEIDRICSAAKDGNLVLSFSSLRADALTPALLDALVAGGVKTATIAPEAGSPRMRQVINKGLDTPTILGAAEKLVSAGIPNIRLYFMVGLPEEGPEDITALKDLVLEIKAVFLEASRKKGYMGSITVGVSPFVPKPFTPFQWAAMESENHLKKILKSLRKSFAPVPNVRFHDENPKNSILQAILARGDRDTSRLIIALWKEKGHLARACRSIDFDPGPCLEARSLGDYLPWEIIDNGIRRSFLEKEYIRAKKALPTPPCPMKNCEDCGICREKGPFPLS
- the ftsZ gene encoding cell division protein FtsZ: MSFTYVENEKTAKIKVIGVGGAGGNAINNMIDANLQGVKFIAANTDAQALDTSKAQVKIQLGTTLTEGLGAGANPSVGHEAATESEAEIREALKDSHMVFITAGLGGGTGTGAAPVIARIAKELGALTVAVASRPFSFEGKKRLRQAEEGLEELKNVADTVITIPNDRLRGIAHKNARMVDMFKKADEILHHSVKGITDLIMVPGLVNLDFADVRTTMSKAGMALMGIGIAEGENRAVEAAERAISHPLLEDISIAGAKGLLMNITSTSELTMDEMTEAMDRIYEEVGDDAEIIWGHAIDETLGEELRITVIATGIGSKEEMQVRAANVIPHRSHSSRSSSPSTRGKIRDLTPDDLENPGLHDTGIIQRKKASGDDSSASMQDISEIRKGSIDRDDLEIPTFLRRKAD
- the ftsA gene encoding cell division protein FtsA — its product is MNTNGDIIVGLDIGTTKICAVVGEVSGNEIHIIGIGTHPSTGLRKGVVVNIDATVSSIRKAVEEAELMAGCEISRVYAGIAGGHITGFNSHGIIAIKGPEVTEADVERVIEAARAVAIPTDREVIHVLPQEFIVDDHFGIQNPVGMAGVRLETKIHIVTGAVASAHNIVKCCNKAGLEVIDIVLESLASGETVLSAEERELGTALMDLGGGTTDLAVFSGNNIRHTFILPLGGNNLTNDIAIGLRAPIADAERIKIKHGTCLSEEISPDEEIEVPGMAGRESRKLPRQILGEIIEPRAEEIFSLIKREIYRAGMESHISSGIVLTGGGAMLHGITELCESFFNLPARIGNPKGVGGLKDVIQDPNFSTAVGLVLYGARQDENSQVKVKEKGAFAGILAKMKEWFKNAI
- a CDS encoding cell division protein FtsQ/DivIB; translation: MKIRHSEGFSERKGRKKTKPNRRIKDPVTSPLRLGTKKIFPWVWRSAALMVLSLVLIFIHDTATQSAFFEVRDIRIKGNGQIDSKTILEQAAIPENSNILKLNLRLVRLKLESHPWIHQAALNRKLPGLLEIEIKEEKPFAILSPTSDRNTAFWADSTGRIFKEVTEEDPKDYATIMGLPLLDKKENALWFGRAKNLLALLQSPAHPLLEKDTGFLLWVDPDLGLGLADTEMAAQIFFGFSDYAEKTRRLRILLQYRKAQDQTESMDTIDLVRPDRVVVIPASA